The proteins below come from a single Streptomyces spongiicola genomic window:
- a CDS encoding MurR/RpiR family transcriptional regulator produces the protein MPRPGGGGASPAPAALASRVRTLAPSMTRSMQRVAEAVAGDPAGCAALTVTGLAELTGTSEATVVRTARLLGYPGYRDLRLALAGLAAQQQSGRAPAVTADITVDDPIADVVAKLAYDEQQTLADTAAGLDTAQLGAAVTALAAARRIDVYGVGASGLVARDLAQKLLRIGLVAHAHSDPHLAVTNAVQLRSGDAAVAISHSGSTGDVVEPLRVAFDHGATTVAITGRPDGPVCRYADHVLTTSTARETDLRPAAMSSRTGQLLVVDCLFIGVMQRTYETAALALAASYEALAHRHSPRTR, from the coding sequence ATCCCCCGCCCCGGCGGGGGTGGAGCCTCCCCCGCGCCCGCCGCTCTCGCCTCGAGGGTCCGCACGCTCGCCCCGTCCATGACCCGCTCCATGCAGCGGGTCGCCGAAGCCGTCGCCGGCGACCCGGCGGGCTGCGCGGCCCTCACCGTCACCGGTCTCGCCGAGCTGACCGGCACCAGCGAGGCCACGGTCGTACGGACCGCGCGGCTCCTCGGCTACCCCGGCTACCGCGATCTGCGCCTGGCCCTCGCCGGTCTCGCCGCGCAGCAGCAGTCGGGCCGCGCCCCCGCGGTCACCGCGGACATCACGGTGGACGACCCGATAGCCGACGTCGTGGCGAAGCTCGCGTACGACGAGCAGCAGACCCTCGCGGACACCGCCGCGGGTCTGGACACCGCCCAGCTCGGCGCCGCCGTCACCGCCCTCGCCGCCGCACGCCGCATCGACGTCTACGGCGTGGGGGCGTCCGGCCTGGTAGCCCGGGACCTGGCCCAGAAGCTCCTGCGCATCGGGCTGGTCGCCCACGCGCACAGCGACCCCCATCTGGCCGTGACCAACGCCGTCCAGCTCCGCTCCGGTGACGCGGCCGTGGCGATCAGCCACTCCGGCTCCACCGGCGACGTCGTCGAACCGCTGCGCGTCGCGTTCGACCACGGCGCGACGACCGTCGCGATCACCGGCCGGCCGGACGGGCCGGTGTGCCGGTACGCCGACCATGTGCTGACGACCTCGACGGCACGCGAGACCGACCTGCGCCCGGCCGCCATGTCCTCGCGGACGGGCCAGCTCCTGGTCGTCGACTGCCTGTTCATCGGCGTGATGCAGCGCACGTACGAGACTGCCGCGCTGGCCCTCGCCGCTTCGTACGAGGCCCTCGCCCACCGCCACAGCCCCCGCACCCGCTGA
- a CDS encoding putative protein N(5)-glutamine methyltransferase, whose protein sequence is MSYSFDPSPSSPSPSPSPSVSRPAAADVVGRLRAAGCVFAEDEARLLFSAARTPDELTALVERRACGHPLEHILGWAEFCGLRIAVEPGVFVPRRRTEFLVSRAVHTRPDADVVVDLCCGSGAVGAALAASLPGRGTELYASDIEPAAVRCARRNLPEGARVFQGDLFEPLPGLLRGRVDILAANVPYVPTEEVGLLPAEARMHEPLVALDGGTDGLDVLRRVTAKAGEWLAPGGILLFETSEHQAAGALAAVAEGGLEPAAAICDERYATVVVGTKTAC, encoded by the coding sequence TTGTCGTACTCCTTTGATCCCTCCCCCTCCTCTCCTTCTCCCTCTCCCTCTCCTTCCGTCTCTCGCCCTGCCGCCGCCGACGTCGTCGGCAGACTGCGCGCCGCGGGCTGTGTCTTCGCCGAGGACGAGGCACGGCTGCTGTTCTCCGCCGCCCGGACGCCTGACGAACTCACCGCCCTGGTGGAGCGGCGGGCCTGCGGCCATCCGCTGGAGCACATCCTCGGCTGGGCGGAGTTCTGCGGTCTGCGGATCGCCGTGGAGCCGGGCGTGTTCGTGCCCCGGCGCCGGACGGAGTTCCTGGTGAGCCGGGCGGTTCACACCCGGCCGGACGCCGATGTGGTCGTCGACCTCTGCTGCGGTTCGGGCGCCGTCGGGGCGGCGCTGGCCGCCTCGCTGCCGGGCCGCGGGACCGAGCTGTACGCATCAGACATCGAGCCCGCCGCGGTGCGTTGCGCACGGCGCAATCTGCCGGAAGGCGCACGGGTCTTCCAGGGCGACCTGTTCGAGCCGCTGCCGGGCTTGCTGCGCGGGCGGGTCGACATCCTTGCCGCGAACGTTCCGTACGTACCGACCGAGGAGGTCGGTCTGCTGCCGGCCGAGGCCCGGATGCACGAGCCGCTCGTCGCGCTCGACGGGGGCACGGACGGACTCGACGTGCTGCGGCGGGTGACGGCGAAGGCGGGGGAGTGGCTGGCGCCCGGCGGGATCCTGCTGTTCGAGACGAGCGAGCACCAGGCCGCGGGCGCGCTGGCGGCGGTCGCGGAGGGTGGACTCGAGCCGGCGGCGGCCATCTGCGACGAGCGGTATGCGACCGTCGTCGTGGGGACGAAGACGGCCTGCTGA
- a CDS encoding DUF6479 family protein, which produces MNAAVTASNVPTTELAAQILAAIGPLTFGVVLIVLLGGAMWWDGRRRARLRVPSPDEQPKPADHREHIEEVREADDDAFPDDGSRLLPYNLKTHTSHTTGKGPEARPKHGSRSGGAFGSGSLGG; this is translated from the coding sequence ATGAACGCAGCGGTCACAGCCTCGAACGTGCCGACGACGGAGCTTGCGGCCCAGATCCTGGCCGCGATCGGTCCGCTCACCTTCGGGGTCGTTCTCATCGTCCTGCTGGGCGGCGCGATGTGGTGGGACGGGCGGCGGAGGGCCCGGCTGCGTGTCCCGAGCCCCGATGAGCAGCCGAAGCCGGCCGACCACCGGGAGCACATCGAGGAGGTCAGGGAGGCGGACGACGACGCCTTCCCCGACGACGGCAGCCGGCTGCTGCCCTACAACCTGAAGACCCACACGTCGCACACCACCGGCAAGGGGCCCGAGGCCCGGCCGAAGCACGGCAGCCGCAGCGGAGGGGCCTTCGGGAGCGGCAGTCTGGGTGGTTGA
- the murQ gene encoding N-acetylmuramic acid 6-phosphate etherase — MTSAPGPTELRAQLENLTTEAFRPELAGIDLLPTAEIARIMNGEDRTVPDAVAARLTEIAAAIDAIAERTARGGRLVYAGAGTAGRLGVLDASECPPTFNTGPDEVIGLIAGGPPAMVEAVEGAEDSGELAAADLEGLGLTALDSVVGVSASGRTPYAIGAVEHARAAGALTVGLSCNAGSALAAAAEHGIEVVVGPELLTGSTRLKAGTAQKLVLNMISTITMIRLGKTYGNLMVDVRASNEKLRARSRRIVSLATGAPDAAVDSSLKAADGEVKTAILMLLADVDAATAAGLLKRAGGHLREALRL; from the coding sequence ATGACCTCCGCCCCTGGACCGACCGAACTGCGCGCACAGCTGGAGAACCTCACGACCGAGGCGTTCCGCCCCGAGCTGGCCGGCATCGACCTGCTCCCGACCGCCGAGATCGCCCGCATCATGAACGGCGAGGACCGAACCGTCCCCGACGCCGTGGCCGCACGGCTCACGGAGATCGCCGCCGCGATCGACGCGATCGCCGAGCGCACGGCCCGCGGGGGTCGGCTGGTCTACGCGGGCGCGGGTACGGCGGGCCGGCTCGGCGTCCTGGACGCGAGCGAGTGCCCGCCGACGTTCAACACCGGCCCGGACGAGGTCATCGGCCTGATCGCGGGCGGTCCGCCGGCGATGGTCGAGGCCGTCGAGGGGGCGGAGGACTCCGGGGAACTGGCCGCCGCCGACCTGGAAGGTCTCGGCCTGACCGCGCTCGACAGCGTCGTCGGCGTCTCCGCCTCGGGCCGAACCCCCTATGCGATCGGCGCCGTCGAGCACGCCCGCGCGGCCGGCGCCCTCACCGTCGGCCTCTCCTGCAACGCGGGCAGCGCACTGGCCGCGGCCGCCGAGCACGGTATCGAGGTGGTCGTCGGCCCCGAACTCCTGACCGGATCGACCCGGTTGAAGGCGGGCACGGCCCAGAAGCTGGTACTCAACATGATCTCGACCATCACGATGATCCGCCTGGGCAAGACCTACGGGAACCTGATGGTCGACGTACGCGCCTCGAACGAGAAGCTCCGCGCCCGGTCCCGCCGGATCGTGTCACTGGCGACCGGCGCCCCGGACGCGGCCGTCGACAGTTCCCTGAAGGCGGCGGACGGCGAGGTGAAGACCGCGATCCTGATGCTCCTCGCCGACGTCGACGCCGCCACGGCCGCGGGCCTCCTCAAGCGCGCCGGCGGTCACCTCCGCGAGGCACTCCGCCTCTGA
- a CDS encoding ABC transporter ATP-binding protein yields the protein MYELTGVIKRYRRGKDTVRALDGVDLAIPDGGRLVIQGPTGGGKSTLLQMLGGLDRPSEGAVVLDGVDLATLPEARLTRVRAEKIGFVFQGFNLVPTLTAQENVETALVPLGLKAAERRERAGEALVAVGLGERRGHLPGELSGGQQQRVAIARALVKRPAVLLADEPTGNLDESMRDEIMELLEGLWAENGLTFVMVTHDSVLARRAPRVATISKGRVTIREQVADAG from the coding sequence ATGTACGAGCTCACAGGCGTCATCAAGCGCTATCGGCGCGGCAAGGACACCGTCCGGGCCCTCGACGGGGTCGATCTGGCCATTCCCGACGGCGGGCGGCTGGTCATCCAGGGCCCCACGGGCGGCGGGAAGTCGACGCTGCTCCAGATGCTCGGCGGGCTGGACCGGCCGAGCGAGGGAGCGGTGGTACTGGACGGGGTCGATCTCGCGACGCTGCCCGAGGCGAGGCTCACCCGGGTGCGGGCCGAGAAGATCGGCTTCGTCTTCCAGGGCTTCAACCTGGTGCCGACGCTCACGGCGCAGGAGAACGTGGAGACCGCGCTCGTACCCCTCGGCCTGAAGGCGGCCGAACGCCGCGAGCGGGCGGGGGAGGCGCTGGTGGCCGTCGGGCTGGGCGAGCGGCGGGGCCATCTGCCGGGCGAGCTGTCGGGCGGTCAGCAGCAGCGCGTCGCCATCGCGCGGGCGCTGGTGAAGCGGCCCGCGGTGCTGCTGGCGGACGAGCCGACCGGCAATCTGGACGAGTCCATGCGCGACGAGATCATGGAGCTGCTGGAGGGGTTGTGGGCGGAGAACGGGCTGACGTTCGTGATGGTCACTCATGACTCGGTGCTGGCGCGGCGGGCCCCGAGGGTGGCGACGATCAGCAAGGGGCGGGTGACGATCCGGGAGCAGGTGGCCGACGCGGGGTAG
- a CDS encoding DUF4031 domain-containing protein yields the protein MTLYIDPPTWPGHGLLWSHLVSDVSFEELHTFARSIGCPLRAFERDHYDVPAHRYGDAVRSGAVEIGSKELVRRLTEAGLRRRKHGGGRGGRRAG from the coding sequence GTGACCCTCTACATCGACCCGCCGACCTGGCCGGGCCACGGGCTGCTCTGGTCCCACCTGGTCAGCGACGTGTCGTTCGAGGAGCTGCACACCTTCGCCAGGTCGATCGGCTGCCCCCTCCGCGCCTTCGAACGCGATCACTACGACGTGCCCGCGCACCGCTACGGGGACGCCGTGCGCTCGGGGGCGGTGGAGATCGGGTCGAAGGAACTGGTCCGGCGGCTCACCGAGGCGGGACTGCGGCGGCGGAAGCACGGCGGCGGGCGGGGCGGCCGCCGGGCCGGTTAG
- a CDS encoding HD domain-containing protein, which translates to MPALPQHPAHDDLRRRWAATVTAATGRAPDAPTPGPDRYADELLRRWAEPRRRYHTTDHLVAVLDRVDTLAGYADDVHLVRLAAWFHDAVYLPERSTNEERSARLAERALTELGLDRARTDEVSRLVLLTRTHTAGDDDANGMVLCDADLAILASPPDAYESYAAAVREEYGFVPDDVYRTGRAEVLRRLLAQPRLFRTPYGQRRWEDVARRNMAGELERLRAS; encoded by the coding sequence ATGCCCGCGCTTCCGCAGCACCCCGCCCACGACGACCTCCGCCGGCGCTGGGCCGCCACCGTGACCGCGGCCACCGGCCGCGCTCCGGACGCCCCGACCCCCGGTCCGGACCGGTACGCCGACGAACTGCTCCGCCGCTGGGCCGAGCCGCGACGGCGCTACCACACCACGGACCACCTGGTCGCGGTCCTGGACCGCGTGGACACGCTCGCCGGGTACGCGGACGACGTCCACCTCGTACGCCTGGCGGCCTGGTTCCACGACGCGGTGTACCTGCCCGAGCGCTCCACCAACGAGGAGCGCAGTGCCCGTCTCGCCGAGCGCGCCCTGACCGAGCTGGGCCTCGACCGGGCGCGCACCGACGAGGTGTCCCGGCTGGTGCTCCTCACCCGGACCCACACGGCCGGGGACGACGACGCCAACGGCATGGTCCTCTGCGACGCCGACCTGGCGATCCTCGCTTCGCCGCCGGACGCGTACGAGAGCTACGCCGCGGCCGTGCGCGAGGAGTACGGCTTCGTCCCGGACGACGTCTACCGCACGGGCAGGGCCGAGGTCCTGCGCCGTCTCCTCGCCCAGCCGAGACTGTTCCGCACTCCGTACGGGCAGCGCCGGTGGGAGGACGTGGCGCGGCGCAACATGGCGGGGGAACTGGAGCGGCTCCGGGCGTCCTGA
- a CDS encoding ABC transporter permease, with protein MFLTYLRRELRRRRKAALVVASGLALGIALVIVVNAVSAGMNQAQGRVLESLYGLGTDMTVTKAAVPPEEGGTAQRPRFRFDAGDDDDAEQSQDIVMVQGFETLAATTAARVGEQDGVADAVGGLNVRVMKVDGQFKRGEFEQEPGGTRRGGPAAGAVRGGGADFNVDSYSVYGTDVARQELGPLTSSKITSGRTFTADETAADVAVVDSAYAQEKELKAGGTLTVSGTEFTVIGIATADSGDAAADVYLPLARAQTLADAKDKITTVYVKAADSQRIASVKETIQKNISGTTVTTSADLAQTVSGSLSTAADLAAGVGRWLSVVVLVAAFLVAGLLTSSAVSRRVREFGTLKALGWKSRRVTGQVAGEALVNGLIGGALGIGIGLAGAWAITAFSPTLTAQLGGGGGGGRMPGAGPGGAGGPGRGGASRTLDIALTAPVSLTTIALAVALAVAGGLIAGGFGGWRASRLRPADALRRVE; from the coding sequence ATGTTCCTCACCTACCTCAGGCGCGAGTTGCGCCGCCGCAGGAAGGCGGCGCTCGTCGTCGCATCGGGGCTCGCCCTCGGAATAGCCCTGGTCATCGTCGTGAACGCGGTCTCCGCGGGCATGAACCAAGCCCAGGGCCGGGTGCTTGAGTCGCTGTACGGGCTCGGTACCGACATGACCGTCACCAAGGCCGCCGTGCCGCCGGAGGAGGGCGGCACCGCGCAGCGGCCACGGTTCCGGTTCGATGCCGGGGACGATGACGACGCCGAGCAGAGCCAGGACATCGTCATGGTCCAGGGCTTCGAGACGCTGGCCGCGACGACGGCCGCGCGGGTCGGCGAGCAGGACGGGGTGGCCGACGCGGTCGGCGGCCTGAACGTACGGGTGATGAAGGTCGACGGCCAGTTCAAGCGGGGCGAGTTCGAGCAGGAGCCGGGCGGCACCAGGCGCGGCGGTCCGGCCGCCGGCGCGGTCCGCGGCGGCGGGGCGGACTTCAACGTCGACTCGTACTCCGTCTACGGCACCGACGTGGCCCGTCAGGAGCTCGGACCGCTGACCTCCTCGAAGATCACGTCGGGGCGTACGTTCACGGCGGACGAGACCGCCGCGGACGTCGCCGTCGTCGACAGCGCGTACGCCCAGGAGAAGGAGCTGAAGGCCGGCGGGACGCTGACCGTATCCGGTACGGAGTTCACCGTCATCGGCATCGCCACGGCCGACAGCGGGGACGCGGCGGCCGACGTCTATCTGCCGCTCGCCCGGGCGCAGACCCTGGCCGACGCCAAGGACAAGATCACAACCGTCTATGTGAAGGCGGCCGACTCGCAGCGGATCGCGAGCGTCAAGGAGACGATCCAGAAGAACATCTCCGGGACGACGGTGACCACGTCCGCCGATCTCGCCCAGACGGTCTCCGGCTCGCTGTCCACGGCCGCCGACCTGGCCGCGGGCGTCGGCAGGTGGCTGTCGGTCGTCGTGCTGGTGGCGGCGTTCCTGGTCGCGGGGCTGCTGACGTCGTCCGCGGTGAGCCGGCGGGTGCGCGAGTTCGGCACCCTGAAGGCGCTGGGCTGGAAGAGCCGCCGGGTCACCGGGCAGGTGGCGGGCGAGGCACTCGTCAACGGCCTGATCGGCGGCGCGCTGGGCATCGGGATCGGGCTCGCGGGCGCATGGGCGATCACCGCCTTCAGCCCCACGCTCACCGCCCAGCTGGGTGGTGGAGGCGGCGGCGGCCGGATGCCCGGTGCGGGCCCCGGCGGTGCGGGTGGTCCCGGGAGGGGCGGGGCGTCCAGGACCCTCGACATCGCGCTCACCGCGCCGGTGTCCCTCACCACGATCGCTCTCGCGGTCGCACTGGCGGTCGCGGGCGGCCTGATCGCCGGCGGGTTCGGCGGCTGGCGGGCCTCGCGGCTGCGGCCCGCGGACGCGCTGCGGCGCGTCGAGTAG
- a CDS encoding copper homeostasis protein CutC, which yields MSKRALLEVIALGARDAAAARAGGADRLELVSDMARDGLSPSRETFGRVRAAVDIPVRVMLRLADGFGAGDVDMLAGVAGGLRAEGADEFVLGFLDTHGDPDLVAVERLVAEIEGCRWTFHRAIDRAADRESLRKRLADLPGLDAYLTAGSASGVDDGLAVLLAEAARGDEPGYEPRLMVGGGLRLGHLPALRAAGLDAFHIGGAARPGGWGAPVDTAAVREWREAVDG from the coding sequence GTGAGCAAGCGTGCACTCCTGGAGGTGATCGCCCTCGGCGCGCGGGACGCGGCCGCCGCACGGGCCGGGGGAGCGGACCGACTGGAGCTGGTCAGCGACATGGCGCGGGACGGGCTCAGCCCGTCCCGGGAGACCTTCGGCCGCGTCCGCGCGGCGGTGGACATCCCTGTGCGGGTGATGCTCCGGCTCGCGGACGGTTTCGGGGCGGGTGACGTCGACATGCTCGCCGGGGTGGCGGGCGGGCTGCGGGCGGAGGGCGCGGACGAGTTCGTGCTCGGCTTCCTCGACACGCACGGGGACCCCGACCTCGTGGCGGTCGAACGGCTGGTCGCCGAGATCGAGGGCTGCCGGTGGACGTTCCACCGGGCCATCGACCGCGCCGCCGACCGCGAGTCCCTGCGCAAGCGGCTCGCCGACCTGCCCGGTCTGGACGCCTACCTCACCGCGGGCAGCGCCTCGGGCGTCGACGACGGCCTGGCGGTGCTGCTGGCAGAGGCGGCACGAGGTGACGAACCCGGATACGAGCCGCGGCTGATGGTCGGCGGCGGCCTTCGCCTCGGCCACCTGCCGGCCCTCCGCGCGGCCGGTCTGGACGCGTTCCACATCGGCGGCGCGGCGCGGCCCGGCGGATGGGGGGCGCCGGTGGACACGGCGGCGGTGCGCGAGTGGCGCGAGGCGGTGGATGGATAG
- a CDS encoding type 1 periplasmic-binding domain-containing protein: MKTRRTWRRQGGQGATRRRVRLGRVLSAAAGALRGRAGWIAASAGVIVFGLVAVWLFVGGGQDGPPDPRARQYKDFDACLLTGEKGIAAGTPAAPVWEGMQEASLETRVRVSYVPVVGPQSADNARPFLNSLVQRRCDVVLAVGEAQVDAVRSGAAQHPGIRFVAVDGASGPSDHSSPSSQSSPSGPSGPSGPSSQSSSSGPSGPSGADAENVGGDGGIVLVKSGTGVADSVAEEIRRAVKAAEG, translated from the coding sequence GTGAAGACCCGTCGGACATGGCGCCGCCAGGGAGGCCAGGGCGCCACGCGGCGCCGGGTGCGCCTGGGCCGGGTGCTCTCGGCGGCGGCCGGAGCCCTGCGCGGCCGTGCGGGCTGGATCGCGGCGAGCGCCGGGGTCATCGTGTTCGGGCTGGTGGCCGTCTGGCTGTTCGTCGGCGGTGGGCAGGACGGCCCGCCCGACCCCCGGGCCCGCCAGTACAAGGACTTCGACGCCTGTCTGCTGACGGGCGAGAAGGGCATAGCGGCGGGCACCCCGGCCGCGCCGGTGTGGGAGGGGATGCAGGAGGCATCCCTGGAGACCCGGGTGCGGGTGAGCTATGTGCCGGTCGTGGGGCCGCAGTCGGCGGACAACGCCCGCCCGTTCCTCAACAGCCTGGTCCAGCGCCGGTGTGATGTCGTCCTCGCGGTCGGCGAGGCGCAGGTGGACGCCGTCCGGTCCGGCGCCGCGCAGCACCCGGGGATCCGGTTCGTCGCGGTCGACGGCGCGTCCGGCCCGTCCGACCATTCCAGTCCGTCCAGCCAGTCCAGTCCGTCCGGCCCGTCCGGCCCGTCCGGCCCGTCCAGCCAGTCCAGTTCGTCCGGCCCGTCCGGCCCGTCCGGCGCGGACGCGGAGAACGTCGGCGGGGACGGAGGCATCGTTCTCGTGAAGTCCGGTACGGGAGTGGCCGATTCGGTGGCCGAGGAGATCCGACGGGCCGTCAAGGCGGCTGAGGGATAA
- a CDS encoding Cmx/CmrA family chloramphenicol efflux MFS transporter: MPSAVYILGLSVFALGTSEFMLSGLLPPIAGDMGVSIPRAGLLISAFAIGMVVGAPLLAVATLRLPRRATLVTLITVFGLGQVAGALAPTYQVLFVSRVVSALACAGFWAVGAAVAMAMVPFGSRARAMAVMIGGLSIANVVGVPAGAFLGEHLGWRSAFWAVGAASAVALVGVVTRIPHLPIPEVKPRLRCELTIYRDRQVWLAVAVTALSAGGVFCVFSYLAPLLTDVAGLGSGWVPAVLGLFGIGALLGTTIGGRIADAHLFGVMLGGITASTVLLAVLALTAESPVPAVVLSFLVGVASFCTAPALNARMFNVAGAAPTLAAATTTAAFNLGNTSGPWLGGTVIDAGLGFAATAWAGAAMTAGALALAALALRFERLGTDAAPGSSRVVVSSAEGRDAGATRCGTV, translated from the coding sequence ATGCCATCGGCCGTCTACATCCTCGGCCTCTCGGTCTTCGCTCTCGGCACCAGCGAGTTCATGCTGTCCGGGCTGCTGCCGCCCATCGCCGGGGACATGGGCGTCTCGATCCCCCGGGCGGGTCTGCTGATCTCCGCGTTCGCCATCGGGATGGTCGTGGGTGCGCCGCTGCTCGCCGTGGCGACACTGCGGCTGCCGCGCCGCGCCACGCTCGTCACCCTGATCACCGTCTTCGGGCTGGGCCAGGTCGCCGGGGCGCTGGCGCCCACGTACCAGGTCCTCTTCGTGTCCCGGGTGGTCAGCGCCCTCGCATGTGCCGGGTTCTGGGCGGTCGGCGCGGCGGTGGCCATGGCGATGGTGCCCTTCGGCTCGCGCGCCCGCGCGATGGCCGTGATGATCGGCGGGCTGTCGATCGCCAACGTCGTGGGTGTCCCGGCCGGTGCGTTCCTGGGCGAGCACCTCGGCTGGCGCTCGGCGTTCTGGGCCGTCGGCGCGGCGTCGGCGGTGGCCCTGGTCGGCGTGGTGACCAGGATCCCGCACCTTCCGATTCCCGAGGTGAAGCCGCGGCTCCGGTGCGAACTCACCATCTACCGCGATCGTCAGGTCTGGCTCGCCGTCGCGGTCACCGCGCTGTCGGCGGGCGGTGTCTTCTGCGTGTTCTCCTATCTGGCGCCGCTGCTCACCGATGTCGCCGGGCTCGGCAGCGGCTGGGTGCCCGCCGTCCTCGGCCTCTTCGGCATCGGCGCACTGCTCGGGACGACGATCGGCGGCCGCATCGCCGACGCGCACCTCTTCGGGGTGATGCTGGGAGGCATCACCGCCTCCACGGTGCTGCTGGCCGTTCTCGCCCTGACCGCCGAGTCGCCGGTACCGGCGGTGGTGCTGTCGTTCCTCGTCGGGGTGGCGTCGTTCTGCACGGCCCCCGCCCTGAACGCCCGGATGTTCAACGTCGCGGGAGCGGCCCCCACGCTGGCCGCCGCGACGACCACCGCGGCGTTCAACCTCGGCAACACCAGCGGGCCCTGGCTCGGCGGCACGGTCATCGACGCGGGCCTCGGCTTCGCCGCCACGGCATGGGCGGGCGCGGCGATGACCGCCGGTGCCCTCGCGCTCGCCGCCCTGGCTCTGCGGTTCGAGCGCCTCGGGACGGACGCGGCACCCGGAAGCAGCCGCGTGGTCGTCTCGTCCGCGGAGGGCCGCGACGCGGGCGCGACGCGCTGTGGGACGGTCTGA
- a CDS encoding Scr1 family TA system antitoxin-like transcriptional regulator, with protein sequence MPGPKDLDPSTSPGALLGAGPRHARENAGLSRREFGEPLFVSASFVGRLEAGKRRMRPDVAHRIDEILGTNGLFERNCLAAGKSGSPDRFAEAAEAEATATGDRDPGVRAAADPGTASDGGLRTGAVFRAYRPAAPEAVIDEPVEAGLERARLLDDPATPMPWTVLDEAVPRRRAGGAALMARTLGRIGAPARWNRVIVQVVPFPMGAHTATGGGIGLTGFADAPPLAYTTGLGTGRLDDDPSRVARCKLTYDLLAANAPALPESLALVASVAEDYTHEDQRPRARP encoded by the coding sequence TTGCCTGGACCGAAGGACCTGGACCCGTCGACGTCTCCCGGGGCCCTGCTCGGCGCCGGGCCGCGCCACGCCCGCGAGAACGCCGGCCTCAGCCGGCGGGAGTTCGGCGAACCCCTCTTCGTGAGCGCGTCGTTCGTCGGCCGGCTGGAGGCGGGGAAGCGGCGCATGCGGCCGGATGTCGCTCACAGGATCGACGAGATACTCGGCACGAACGGCCTCTTCGAGCGGAACTGCCTCGCCGCCGGCAAGTCGGGATCCCCCGACCGCTTCGCCGAGGCGGCCGAGGCGGAAGCGACCGCGACCGGCGACCGCGATCCGGGAGTACGCGCCGCTGCTGATCCCGGGACCGCTTCGGACGGAGGCTTACGCACGGGCGCGGTGTTCCGCGCGTACCGGCCGGCCGCCCCGGAGGCCGTCATCGACGAACCGGTCGAGGCGGGGCTGGAGCGGGCACGGCTCCTCGACGATCCGGCGACGCCGATGCCGTGGACCGTCCTGGACGAGGCGGTCCCGCGCCGCCGCGCGGGGGGCGCGGCGTTGATGGCCCGGACGCTGGGCCGCATCGGGGCGCCGGCGCGGTGGAACCGGGTGATCGTGCAGGTGGTCCCGTTCCCGATGGGCGCCCACACCGCGACGGGCGGCGGCATCGGGTTGACGGGTTTCGCGGACGCCCCGCCGCTCGCGTACACAACCGGTCTGGGAACGGGGCGACTGGACGACGATCCGTCCAGAGTCGCCCGCTGCAAGCTGACCTACGACCTGCTCGCAGCCAACGCACCGGCGCTTCCGGAGTCCCTGGCCCTGGTCGCGTCGGTGGCGGAGGACTACACCCATGAAGACCAGCGGCCCCGGGCACGGCCGTGA